Proteins from a genomic interval of Liolophura sinensis isolate JHLJ2023 chromosome 3, CUHK_Ljap_v2, whole genome shotgun sequence:
- the LOC135463771 gene encoding zinc finger protein 628-like isoform X1: MAGNAVVQIASATKPNLPVCRLGAALVLAQKSEMSSEYRPPPASSSIRPHRCEVCQRSFREIATLRKHEQLHRADRPYICTTCGKSFLWSSNLKVHERVHTGERPYKCKICHRCFTQSNDLRRHERNVHMRSLSKIYKQPAARTQSTGQVSLTPYQQALMTMRQTALLHTMVYDPMMAYGVNVTSSCLPQTPSSVVTSPTTTVADITPPAPKSSMTPDILKTEQITPPSTPALRSPSHLSESVESVGRSLVPLPMPSVIQNPISRTPTSAAQTNSLPAIATMLTPSPLNSSGQQSRTPTSPPLLSPQTYLPPAHRSSQRPFFDDCNAAENGVDLRVQKVISMENTTPDGTSGMESESDEKSEESGKGENSSHPSTPSDVRRRSPQSDTEGDEKRDVTTTTASPSRDYGFYHCNHCDIFFRDFTMFHLHQSLHSPDAANPFYCPSCEKHCQDKVEFTFHLVWHVRYPHTIPNYQPYQPYLMCQS; the protein is encoded by the exons ATGGCGGGAAATGCTGTGGTCCAGATCGCCTCGGCAACCAAACCTAACTTGCCAGTCTGTCGTTTAGGAGCCGCCTTGGTTCTGG cacAAAAAAGCGAGATGAGTTCTGAGTACCGGCCTCCACCTGCCTCCTCCTCCATACGCCCCCACAGGTGCGAGGTTTGCCAGCGCTCCTTCAGAGAAATTGCCACACTGCGTAAACATGAGCAGCTGCACCGCGCAGACCGTCCTTACATCTGCACCACCTGTGGAAAATCCTTCCTCTGGTCCTCCAACCTCAAGGTTCACGAGCGCGTACACACTGGAGAGCGGCCGTATAAATGCAAGATCTGCCACAGATGCTTCACCCAGTCCAACGACTTGCGGCGACATGAACGCAACGTGCACATGCGCTCCCTGTCCAAAATCTACAAGCAGCCAGCGGCTCGCACTCAGAGCACTGGCCAGGTGAGTCTGACCCCGTATCAGCAGGCGTTAATGACGATGCGACAGACAGCTCTGCTACACACCATGGTCTACGACCCTATGATGGCGTACGGCGTCAACGTCACGTCATCTTGCCTACCTCAGACACCGTCTTCTGTTGTCACTAGCCCGACGACAACTGTGGCTGATATCACTCCTCCTGCACCTAAGAGCTCCATGACTCCAGACATCTTGAAGACTGAGCAGATCACACCACCATCCACCCCAGCCCTGCGGAGCCCCAGTCATCTCTCAGAGTCTGTGGAGTCTGTTGGCAGAAGCCTCGTGCCCCTCCCAATGCCGTCAGTGATCCAGAACCCGATATCTCGCACGCCCACCTCGGCTGCTCAGACAAACAGTCTTCCTGCGATCGCCACAATGTTAACCCCTTCCCCGCTGAACAGCTCAGGACAGCAGAGTCGCACCCCTACGTCCCCACCCCTCCTTTCTCCTCAGACCTACCTACCTCCCGCACACAGGAGCAGTCAAAGGCCGTTTTTTGATGACTGCAATGCTGCTGAAAATGGAGTCGACTTGCGAGTGCAGAAGGTCATCTCCATGGAGAACACCACACCTGATGGAACAAGTGGGATGGAATCAGAAAGTGATGAGAAATCGGAGGAATCTGGCAAGGGAGAAAACTCTTCTCATCCTTCAACCCCAAGCGACGTCCGCAGAAGGTCGCCCCAGAGTGACACAGAAGGGGATGAGAAAAGGGacgttacaacaacaacggcatCCCCATCCCGGGACTATGGCTTTTACCACTGCAACCATTGCGACATTTTCTTCAGGGATTTCACCATGTTTCATCTTCATCAAAGCCTTCACTCTCCCGACGCAGCTAACCCGTTCTACTGCCCCTCATGCGAGAAGCACTGCCAGGATAAAGTTGAGTTCACATTCCACCTGGTGTGGCACGTACGTTATCCTCACACCATCCCAAACTACCAGCCCTATCAACCCTACCTCATGTGCCAAAGTTGA
- the LOC135463771 gene encoding zinc finger protein 628-like isoform X2, with the protein MSSEYRPPPASSSIRPHRCEVCQRSFREIATLRKHEQLHRADRPYICTTCGKSFLWSSNLKVHERVHTGERPYKCKICHRCFTQSNDLRRHERNVHMRSLSKIYKQPAARTQSTGQVSLTPYQQALMTMRQTALLHTMVYDPMMAYGVNVTSSCLPQTPSSVVTSPTTTVADITPPAPKSSMTPDILKTEQITPPSTPALRSPSHLSESVESVGRSLVPLPMPSVIQNPISRTPTSAAQTNSLPAIATMLTPSPLNSSGQQSRTPTSPPLLSPQTYLPPAHRSSQRPFFDDCNAAENGVDLRVQKVISMENTTPDGTSGMESESDEKSEESGKGENSSHPSTPSDVRRRSPQSDTEGDEKRDVTTTTASPSRDYGFYHCNHCDIFFRDFTMFHLHQSLHSPDAANPFYCPSCEKHCQDKVEFTFHLVWHVRYPHTIPNYQPYQPYLMCQS; encoded by the coding sequence ATGAGTTCTGAGTACCGGCCTCCACCTGCCTCCTCCTCCATACGCCCCCACAGGTGCGAGGTTTGCCAGCGCTCCTTCAGAGAAATTGCCACACTGCGTAAACATGAGCAGCTGCACCGCGCAGACCGTCCTTACATCTGCACCACCTGTGGAAAATCCTTCCTCTGGTCCTCCAACCTCAAGGTTCACGAGCGCGTACACACTGGAGAGCGGCCGTATAAATGCAAGATCTGCCACAGATGCTTCACCCAGTCCAACGACTTGCGGCGACATGAACGCAACGTGCACATGCGCTCCCTGTCCAAAATCTACAAGCAGCCAGCGGCTCGCACTCAGAGCACTGGCCAGGTGAGTCTGACCCCGTATCAGCAGGCGTTAATGACGATGCGACAGACAGCTCTGCTACACACCATGGTCTACGACCCTATGATGGCGTACGGCGTCAACGTCACGTCATCTTGCCTACCTCAGACACCGTCTTCTGTTGTCACTAGCCCGACGACAACTGTGGCTGATATCACTCCTCCTGCACCTAAGAGCTCCATGACTCCAGACATCTTGAAGACTGAGCAGATCACACCACCATCCACCCCAGCCCTGCGGAGCCCCAGTCATCTCTCAGAGTCTGTGGAGTCTGTTGGCAGAAGCCTCGTGCCCCTCCCAATGCCGTCAGTGATCCAGAACCCGATATCTCGCACGCCCACCTCGGCTGCTCAGACAAACAGTCTTCCTGCGATCGCCACAATGTTAACCCCTTCCCCGCTGAACAGCTCAGGACAGCAGAGTCGCACCCCTACGTCCCCACCCCTCCTTTCTCCTCAGACCTACCTACCTCCCGCACACAGGAGCAGTCAAAGGCCGTTTTTTGATGACTGCAATGCTGCTGAAAATGGAGTCGACTTGCGAGTGCAGAAGGTCATCTCCATGGAGAACACCACACCTGATGGAACAAGTGGGATGGAATCAGAAAGTGATGAGAAATCGGAGGAATCTGGCAAGGGAGAAAACTCTTCTCATCCTTCAACCCCAAGCGACGTCCGCAGAAGGTCGCCCCAGAGTGACACAGAAGGGGATGAGAAAAGGGacgttacaacaacaacggcatCCCCATCCCGGGACTATGGCTTTTACCACTGCAACCATTGCGACATTTTCTTCAGGGATTTCACCATGTTTCATCTTCATCAAAGCCTTCACTCTCCCGACGCAGCTAACCCGTTCTACTGCCCCTCATGCGAGAAGCACTGCCAGGATAAAGTTGAGTTCACATTCCACCTGGTGTGGCACGTACGTTATCCTCACACCATCCCAAACTACCAGCCCTATCAACCCTACCTCATGTGCCAAAGTTGA